A stretch of the Panicum virgatum strain AP13 chromosome 9N, P.virgatum_v5, whole genome shotgun sequence genome encodes the following:
- the LOC120691435 gene encoding protein phosphatase 2C 35: MGNSLACFCCAGGGAGRRRHVAPAALPSDPAYDEGLGHSFCYVRPDKVLVPFSADDLVADAKAAAAAEEATTFRAISGAALSANVSTPLSTSVLLLLPDESAASSAAAASSGFESSESFAAVPLQPVPRFPSGPICAPAGGGFLSGPIERGFLSGPLDAALMSGPLPGAATSGRMGGAVPALRRSLSHGGRRLRNFTRALLARVDKFQDSMDLGSPDAAAAVAACGADSAGLQWAQGKAGEDRVHIVVSEERGWVFVGIYDGFNGPDATDFLVSHLYAAVHRELRGLLWDQCEQEEQNDQHPEQPTSTTASDHQDQPAHRRRARRSRPPRGADDDQRRWKCEWERDCSSLKPPTQRPPRSNSENDHLAVLKALARALRKTEEAYLDVADKMVGEFPELALMGSCVLAMLMKGEDMYLMNVGDSRAVLGTVDSVDLEQISEGSFDGLVGDCSPLLSAVQLTSEHSTSVREEVCRIRNEHPDDPSAISKDRVKGSLKVTRAFGAGFLKQPKWNDALLEMFRIDYVGSSPYITCNPSLFHHKLSTRDRFLILSSDGLYQYFTNEEAVAQVEMFIATTPEGDPAQHLVEEVLFRAANKAGMDFHELIEIPQGDRRRYHDDVSVIVISLEGRIWRSCV; this comes from the exons ATGGGCAACTCGCTCGCCTGCTTctgctgcgccggcggcggcgccggccgccgccgccacgtggCGCCCGCCGCGCTCCCCTCCGACCCGGCCTACGACGAGGGCCTGGGCCACTCCTTCTGCTACGTCAGGCCGGATAAGGTGCTCGTGCCCTTCTCCGCGGACGACCTGGTCGCCGACGCcaaggcggccgccgcggccgaggaggccacCACGTTCCGGGCCATCTCGGGGGCGGCGCTCAGCGCCAACGTCTCCACGCCGCTCTCCACATCCGTGCTCCTCCTGCTGCCGGACGAATCCGCCGcgtcctcggccgccgccgcctcctccgggtTCGAGAGCTCCGAGTCCTtcgccgccgtgccgctgcAGCCGGTCCCGAGGTTCCCGTCGGGGCCGATCTgcgcgcccgccggcggcgggttcCTCTCCGGGCCAATCGAGAGGGGGTTCCTCTCCGGGCCCCTTGACGCCGCGCTCATGTCCGGGCCCCTCCcgggcgccgccacctccggccgCATGGGAGGCGCCGTGCCCGCGCTCCGCCGGAGCCTCTcccacggcggccgccgcctgcgaAATTTCACGCGCGCGCTTCTCGCGCGTGTGGATAAGTTTCAGGATTCGATGGATCTCGgctcgccggacgccgccgccgccgtggccgcctgcGGCGCCGATTCAGCCGGGCTGCAGTGGGCGCAGGGGAAGGCCGGCGAGGACCGCGTGCACATCGTGGTGTCCGAGGAGCGGGGATGGGTGTTCGTCGGTATCTACGACGGCTTTAACGGCCCCGACGCCACGGACTTCCTGGTCTCCCACCTCTACGCCGCCGTGCACCGCGAGCTCCGCGGCCTGCTCTGGGACCAGTGCGAGCAAGAGGAGCAGAACGACCAACACCCCGAGCAACCGACCAGCACCACGGCATCAGACCACCAGGATCAGCCtgcccatcgccgccgcgcccgccgatCAAGACCCCCGCGCGGCGCCGACGATGACCAACGGCGGTGGAAGTGCGAGTGGGAGCGTGACTGCTCAAGCCTGAAGCCGCCAACTCAGCGGCCCCCTCGGAGCAACAGCGAGAACGACCACCTCGCCGTGCTCAAGGCGCTTGCACGCGCGCTTCGCAAGACTGAAGAGGCCTACCTGGACGTCGCCGACAAGATGGTCGGCGAGTTCCCGGAGCTTGCGCTTATGGGCTCTTGCGTTCTAGCCATGCTTATGAAAGGAGAGgacatgtacctcatgaatgtAGGCGACAGCCGGGCTGTCTTGGGAACAGTGGACAGTGTTGATCTCGAGCAGATCAGTGAGGGTTCATTCGACGGATTGGTTGGGGATTGCTCCCCACTCTTGTCAGCTGTGCAGCTTACATCCGAACATAGCACTTCGGTGCGAGAG GAAGTTTGCAGAATACGCAACGAGCATCCTGATGACCCGTCCGCAATCTCAAAGGACCGGGTGAAGGGCTCGCTTAAGGTGACAAGAGCATTCGGAGCTGGTTTCTTGAAACAG CCCAAGTGGAATGATGCACTGTTGGAGATGTTCAGGATAGACTACGTTGGGTCGTCCCCATACATCACGTGCAATCCTTCCCTCTTCCACCATAAACTTAGTACAAGGGACAGATTCTTGATACTATCTTCAGACGGGCTTTACCAATATTTCACCAACGAGGAGGCGGTTGCTCAGGTAGAAATGTTCATCGCAACAACCCCTGAAGGCGACCCTGCTCAGCATCTGGTGGAGGAAGTTCTTTTCCGAGCCGCAAACAAAGCAG GCATGGACTTTCATGAATTAATCGAGATACCTCAGGGCGACCGTCGGCGATACCATGACGATGTGTCTGTCATTGTAATATCTTTGGAGGGTAGAATCTGGAGATCATGTGTGTAA